One genomic window of Corynebacterium sp. sy039 includes the following:
- a CDS encoding ATP-binding protein, with translation MTLNWTDDDVLHLIDELRLRGGDKYEVEVKTGRNGVPHLGETLSAFGNTPDGGVIVIGIDEKAGFSVTGISDVASYEQSIASQARDSITPPVNCSFSTVTLPADLSASTSSATESANKTVLIVHVQGLPLSDRPAYYAGSAYLRQADGDYELSVQEIAQLELLKTQAFQRTHPDRVFVDDSAIDDLDPDLLAVYLREVRIQSRRQAALTDEQILFNTGVTSRDGRASLAGLYALGIAPQRINPSLGITCAVQLDSIIDGARTQDLKHFTGPIPDLLEQSLEWVMRNTLTRISYTTAGHGQNQSELPMRAVREIIANALIHRNLDSVTDTKRIEIRIKNDSLIITSPGGLWGVSESQLGQPGGKSAVNPTLYEICKHLRMHDGNRVIEGEGGGIAETITAMQQAGLRSPHFKDQGIMFMAQLSRHALLTHEDLSRYENNLQVSPLSETAVKIIMSLRDGEEWSAPRIKEEFGVDAYQARSILKEIESMEDVTTKTVNRVKLYRAKNLVKGANTTKISADSAKAAVEITDGEKLEGERSEPLTKNGPAILDALDQLAAINKPATLQELIAVTGLSEGQTRFALSWLIERGYIQMLGKQGRRDTKYART, from the coding sequence GTGACTCTGAATTGGACTGATGATGATGTGCTTCACCTTATTGATGAACTACGCCTTCGTGGTGGCGATAAGTACGAGGTGGAAGTAAAAACCGGCAGAAATGGAGTCCCACACCTCGGAGAGACTCTTTCTGCTTTTGGGAACACGCCTGATGGTGGCGTTATTGTCATAGGAATTGACGAAAAAGCAGGATTCTCTGTAACTGGAATTAGTGATGTCGCAAGCTATGAGCAAAGCATCGCTAGCCAAGCCCGTGACTCTATCACTCCTCCCGTGAACTGCTCATTTTCAACTGTTACTCTCCCTGCAGATCTTTCTGCTTCCACATCCTCAGCAACTGAATCAGCAAATAAAACAGTGCTTATCGTTCACGTTCAAGGGCTTCCATTATCAGATCGCCCAGCTTACTACGCTGGTTCCGCATACCTGCGCCAAGCAGATGGTGACTATGAGCTCAGTGTGCAAGAAATTGCCCAGCTTGAGCTCCTCAAAACTCAAGCTTTCCAGCGAACTCACCCGGATCGTGTTTTTGTGGATGACAGTGCTATTGATGACCTGGATCCAGATTTACTTGCTGTTTATCTGAGGGAAGTTCGCATACAGTCGCGTCGTCAAGCTGCATTAACGGATGAACAGATCCTATTTAATACTGGGGTAACCAGCAGGGATGGTCGTGCCTCCCTTGCTGGTCTTTATGCCCTTGGCATTGCTCCGCAGCGAATTAACCCAAGTTTGGGCATCACTTGTGCTGTTCAACTTGATTCCATAATCGACGGAGCACGAACCCAAGACCTTAAGCATTTCACAGGACCAATCCCAGACTTACTAGAACAGTCACTAGAGTGGGTTATGCGTAATACACTGACTCGCATAAGCTATACCACCGCAGGTCACGGACAAAATCAGAGTGAACTACCAATGCGTGCGGTTCGTGAGATCATTGCTAACGCCTTGATCCACCGCAATTTGGATTCCGTGACAGACACAAAACGCATTGAGATTCGTATTAAAAATGATTCCCTGATCATCACAAGTCCAGGTGGGTTATGGGGTGTTTCAGAGAGCCAATTGGGACAACCGGGAGGAAAATCAGCAGTCAATCCAACTCTGTATGAGATTTGTAAACATCTCCGGATGCACGACGGTAATCGTGTGATCGAAGGAGAAGGCGGTGGCATTGCAGAAACTATAACGGCTATGCAGCAGGCAGGCTTACGATCCCCTCATTTCAAGGATCAAGGAATCATGTTCATGGCGCAGCTTTCTCGTCATGCTCTCCTAACGCATGAGGATTTGTCCAGATACGAGAATAATCTTCAAGTTTCTCCTCTGTCGGAGACTGCGGTGAAGATAATTATGAGTTTACGTGATGGAGAGGAATGGTCTGCGCCACGAATTAAGGAAGAGTTTGGTGTGGATGCTTACCAAGCACGGTCAATCCTCAAAGAAATAGAAAGCATGGAAGATGTTACCACCAAAACAGTTAATAGAGTGAAACTTTATCGTGCTAAAAATCTTGTGAAAGGAGCTAACACTACAAAAATATCTGCTGATTCTGCTAAAGCAGCCGTTGAAATAACCGATGGGGAGAAACTTGAAGGAGAAAGGAGTGAACCACTTACAAAGAACGGTCCTGCGATTCTTGATGCTTTGGATCAATTGGCTGCAATCAACAAACCGGCAACTTTACAGGAACTCATAGCAGTCACAGGTCTTAGCGAAGGTCAAACTCGTTTTGCCCTAAGTTGGCTCATTGAGCGCGGATACATTCAGATGCTTGGTAAGCAGGGGCGTCGAGACACAAAATATGCGCGGACTTAG